TTTTTGTTTtcgttatatatatacatgtttctCAAACAAAATCTTACATGACATGATTGATGGTGATTTggtgttgttgtttttttttactcttttaaatCCTACCATAGATTTAGATCTACGTGATCAttaaaaaatctaaactttcatcttaaactttttaattttatctcGATGTCCAAACAAAAATTTCTTACTTCTCCCCGAAAACTACTTATATGaacaaacaaatataaattattataatcaaAGCATAAAGACAGCATAAAAACCCGATCTTCAAACACCATTTCCATCTTCTTCATCTCTTTCCTTTAATCACGAAAAAGACCATGGGAGTTTCCAATAACATAACAGCAGTTCTCAACATAGTTGCTCTCCTCTGTTCCATCCCCATCATCGCCGCCGGCATATGGTTAGACCAAAAGCCCGACAACGCCTGTGTCCACCTCATCCGGTGGCCGGTCATCCTCCTCGGCTTCCTCATCCTCCTTGTCTCTCTCGCCGGCTTCGTCGGCGCTTACCGTTACAAAGAAACCCTCCTTGCTTTCTACCTCTGTTGCATGGCCATCCTCATTGCCCTCCTCCTAATTTTGCTTATCTTCGCTTTCGTCGTCACCAGGCCGGACGGCAGCTATGACGTGCCCGGAAAAGGTTATAAAGAGTACAGGCTCGATGGGTACTCGGCTTGGCTTCGAGAACATGTGGTTGATAACAAGAGTTGGAGAAAAATCAAGGCTTGTTTGGCTGATACCGGTGTTTGTCCTAAGCTTACTCAAAAATTTATTACCGCCGATCAGTTCTTTGCTGCTCATATCTCTCCTCTTCAGGCAAGTTCATGCTCTGTTTTCTTACAAACATACACCTTTGATTTATTCATATTAAGATTTCATAAATGATTAAGACTCGTGTTTCCCGTTAGAAGTTATAATGTATTACACATTACACATTACACATCAtatgtaattatttaattatttaattaattaaattaatttttaaaataaaaattaataatatttttaataaatatgactaatttacttttttatatatgatatattaaaattaatttattatttttaaataaaaataaaatataattcgaTTGTTAATATATTTACCGAATATATGATGAAATACCAGTACCTTCTAGAGATATTAATGGGATATGGTATAGAAAAGACATTATCATGTTCATTTTCTATATTTGTCTGACAACTAGAggaactttttatttttgttttcagaCAGAGTAACAAACTGGTGTTTTAGATGTTTACATTAATCAGTGTTAGAATATTGGATTAAAAAGAACATGGCATTTTCTTACTGGTTTAGTTCCAAGAAACATCTGGATAAATATCCAATTTATTTGTCACACTATAGATTGAAAATGATATCAAGTTTCAACAATAAACATCCAAGTTAAAATTCAGAAATTTTAAGGAATTATATTTAATGCTTTCTATCATGTTTTTACGTGATGCAATGATCCATTAAATTTTCATAAGAGATTTGTGTTTTCATTTTCCCCTTCTTTAACTtgtgcttttcaaaaaaaaaaataaaaatagtataatgagttattttaacctttaattttataaaaaaaattatttaaattttttatttaatttttcattttttaagcacttaaaattttgtattatttattaaattatcttaaaataaatgaaaaaaagttAACGTTTATTACCTTATTGATGTGGTAATTCACGTGTATGTTacgttaacaattaattaatttttttaaaaaattaaaaatattttttataattttttaactttattttcatattttttgggGATGAGTTGATAAATAACGCAAGTTCAAtagttaaaaaaatgaaaaattaaatcaagtgttaaaataaattttttttataaaattgaagtacgaaataaataatatatatttttatattgatggTTTAATATTAGATGataattgaatattaatttttagGGGAAGTTGCTAGTATAATAAGGATATATTAGGACAAGACTTTGATGCCTTAAAGTTGGGccaaatttcacattaaataatataaactttaGGACCCACAATtatggtgttttgatgtttaatttaGGGTAGATAACAATACCACGATTCATTGGGACCCCATGGATTGATCAAATTGATCCACACAAGATTTGTTAGCACTAACTTTTTTGCATATCTATTTTTCAAAGAGAGGGAATTGTCTACATTTAAACTCTAGATTTGAGATTAGGgtgaagttaaaaaattatttaagaaagagttaaaatgtaattttattatttggaaATCAAGGTTATTGTCTACTTATTTACCTTTGCCCTTGCAAGTAATACCTATTATTTCGAACTTAGGACTCATGACCAATACATCAAACACTGAGTTCTGATATATCAATAACTAATTGACAACTTTTTGTTATGTTAATCATAGCTTAAATCACGGCCCTTTTTTTTCATAATGCATCTAGAAAGGATTGGGATTAAAGAAAAAACATGGTGTGTGGGGTGTGGGGCTTCAAATTCCATTTTGTGGGTTGGAAAAGTTAGTGCCAATGGAAGTAGTACCTAAGGGATGAATTATTAGCCTGAAATCATGGAATTTTTGACTTAATAAAAAGGTGTCCATTTTTAATTAAGGTAATCCACTTTGTCTGGTAATAACTTTTGTCTCTTTAATCAACAAAGTTTTagatttaaattcatttttatcgACGTATCATCGTCTGATTTACTGATGGTGTGTAAATTTAATATCCTCAGTTcatcaaatattaattttctttttttactgtTTGACAGTCAGGATGTTGTAAGCCACCCACGATCTGTGGCTATACTTTTGTGAACCCAACACAGTGGACGAACCCAACGAACCCAGCCGGCGACCCTGACTGTTACGTATGGAGTAATGACCAGACCCAGCTCTGCTACAACTGTAACTCATGCAGGGCTGGTTTGTTAGGGAACCTAAGGACCGAATGGAGGAAAGTCAACATTATTCTAATTGTGGCGGTGGTGCTGTTGATTTTGGTCTATGTTATTGCTTGCAGTGCCTTCAGAAATGTCCAATCGGAGGAACTCTTTAACCGCCGGAAACATTGACAATGGTTTCTTCATCGGAAATTGCCTCTTTTTCTGCTAGCTTTTGgggtttcttttatgtttttttgttgGATGTGTTTGTGTTGGTGTTGTAGATGTAATGAATATTATCGTAATTATTAGTACGTGGATTTGTTATTTTCTGTTTGGATTTCAATATTTTACTTGATTAATTCTGATTTGAATTTGGATTATTAAAAAGTTAACAGT
The Gossypium hirsutum isolate 1008001.06 chromosome A07, Gossypium_hirsutum_v2.1, whole genome shotgun sequence genome window above contains:
- the LOC107932274 gene encoding tetraspanin-2, producing the protein MGVSNNITAVLNIVALLCSIPIIAAGIWLDQKPDNACVHLIRWPVILLGFLILLVSLAGFVGAYRYKETLLAFYLCCMAILIALLLILLIFAFVVTRPDGSYDVPGKGYKEYRLDGYSAWLREHVVDNKSWRKIKACLADTGVCPKLTQKFITADQFFAAHISPLQSGCCKPPTICGYTFVNPTQWTNPTNPAGDPDCYVWSNDQTQLCYNCNSCRAGLLGNLRTEWRKVNIILIVAVVLLILVYVIACSAFRNVQSEELFNRRKH